The genomic stretch TCGGCGGCCTTGCGCTGGCGCTGGAGGACTTTTTCTAGCTTCCTGGGCAGGACTTTGCCGTTGTTCTCCACCGCCAGGCGGGCGGCCAAACCCTCTAGCACCTCGCGCAGCCGGTAGATCTCTTGCACGTCCTCCAGGGTGGGTTCCAGCACGAAATAGCCCCGGTGGGGCACCGCGACCACCAACCCCTCGCGCTCGAGGGCGGCTAGGGCCTCCTTGATGGGGGTGGGGGAGAGCCCCAGCTCCTCCGCCAGCACCCGCACCACCAGCTTGCGGCCCGGAGGGAGCTTACGGCCCAGGATGGCCTGGCGCAGGGCTTTGTAGGCTTCGCGGTTGAGGGTGGTGCGGCTCAGCATCTCTATTGCAGTGTAGCACGATTGACGACAAAAGATTTTAGATATAAAATCCGCTGCGTATACCAAGGAGGCCGACGTGGCGCACAGAGCTCTGGCGCATAAAAGCACCGACGACGTGGCGG from Meiothermus sp. Pnk-1 encodes the following:
- a CDS encoding GntR family transcriptional regulator; translation: MLSRTTLNREAYKALRQAILGRKLPPGRKLVVRVLAEELGLSPTPIKEALAALEREGLVVAVPHRGYFVLEPTLEDVQEIYRLREVLEGLAARLAVENNGKVLPRKLEKVLQRQRKAAEQGDIESYGDLDLTFHRTLWEAAGNKRLLAVAETIDGQIRLLINSSAVIPGRLPLSLAEHEAILEAVGRRDAEAAEAAMRAHVQQAGRALEQFLGARETV